A window of the Lolium perenne isolate Kyuss_39 chromosome 7, Kyuss_2.0, whole genome shotgun sequence genome harbors these coding sequences:
- the LOC127312718 gene encoding ABC transporter G family member 36 isoform X1, translated as MASAETQMARPSSAPFVDADNDEEEELLWAALRRLPTLEQRARHAIVTMEDGSRKVADVGLVGPAERRALLGRLLRSGVHEDNERFLLKLRDRIDRVGIVLPTVEVRFEHLNADVEVCVGNRGLPTVLNSITNIFEGAANALHILPSRKRKLPILHGISGIIKPRRMTLLLGPPGSGKTTFLLALAGRLGSDLQVSGKVTYNGHEMGDFVPERTAAYVSQHDLHIGEMTVRETLVFSARCQRVGYLHDLLLELLRREEASNIKPDVDIDVFMKAAALGGREANIVTEYILKILGLDACADTMVGDEMFRGISGGQRKRVTTGEILVGSARALFMDDISTGLDSSTTFQIINFLRQAIHILSRTSVISLLQPSPETYNLFDDIILLSDGQVVYHGPRKNVLEFFESMGFRCPERKAVADFLQEIMSRKDQKQYWARHDQPYQYVSVKEFAGAFHLFHVGQDMANEIAVLFDKGASHPLALTTSKYCVSTKELLKANVDREILLMKRNSFFYVFRIVQLILLSIIEMTLFFRTEMHRDSVANGGIYMGALFFTTIMIMFNGLSELPLTIFKLPVFFKQRDLLFYPAWTYTVPSWILKIPLTFIEVGGFVFTTYYVIGFDPDVIRLFKQYLLFLAANQMASSLFRFIAGAARNMIIAYVFGSFALLVFMLLGGFVLSRDSVTKWWIWGYWISPLMYAQNAASVNEFLGHSWQKVLPGSDEPLGVLVLKSRGVFPESMWYWFGFGMLLGFTLLFNSLFTLCLAYLKSIGHSYPSVSEEALREKKANLTGSVVDVLFIGKGPGNTCLTSGSAHQATGCHSETWSSIFDPDSMPAQRGMILPFIPLSLAFDDIHYSVEIPREMKVRVLQERLEILRGVSGYFRPGVLTTLMGISGAGKTTLMDVLAGRKTSGFIKGSISLSGYPKKQKTFARISGYCEQTDIHSPHVTVYESLLFSAWLRLPRDVDSNTRKMFIEEVMALVELTTMRDALVGLPGVNGLSTEQRKRLTISVELVANPSIIFMDEPTSGLDARAAAIVMRTIRNTVDTGRTVVCTIHQPSIDIFESFDELFLMKQGGEEIYVGPLGHHSSKLIEYFEAIEGVTKIKDGYNPATWMLEVTTVSQEQLLGIDFSDIYKKSKLYQRNKALIDELSTPPSGSDALYFPTKHSRSFFTQCLACLWKQNLSYWRNPQYNAVRFFSTTIIALLFGTIFWDLGTKREKPQDLFNAMGSMYAAVLTIGVLNSASVQPVVAVERTTFYRERAAGMYSAFPYAFGQVAIEIPYTLVQSSIYAVIVYPMIGFEWTAHKFFWYLFFIYFTLLYFTFYGMMAVGLTENHTIASVVSASCYAIWNLFSGFVIPRTKIPIWWRWYYWMCPVAWSLYGMVVSQYGDVDDPLYDGVTTTTVARFVSDYFGFEHNSLMVVGAVVVAFGLLFAFLFGFAIMKLDFHRK; from the exons atggcgtcggcggagacgcAAATGGCGCGGCCCAGCTCAGCGCCGTTCGTCGATGCCGacaatgacgaggaggaggagctgctCTGGGCGGCGCTGCGGCGGCTGCCCACGCTCGAGCAGCGCGCCCGGCACGCGATCGTGACGATGGAGGACGGGAGCAGGAAGGTGGCGGACGTCGGCCTCGTCGGGCCGGCGGAGCGCCGTGCGCTGCTCGGCCGCCTCCTGCGCTCCGGCGTCCACGAGGACAACGAGCGCTTCCTGCTCAAGCTCAGGGACCGCATCGACCG AGTTGGCATAGTTCTACCAACAGTTGAAGTGCGTTTCGAGCATCTAAATGCAGATGTGGAAGTTTGTGTTGGGAACAGGGGACTGCCCACCGTTCTGAACTCAATTACTAACATCTTTGAG GGAGCTGCAAATGCATTACACATACTGCCAAGCAGGAAAAGGAAATTACCAATTCTCCATGGCATTAGTGGCATCATCAAGCCTCGTAG AATGACACTGCTGCTAGGTCCGCCAGGATCAGGGAAGACGACATTTCTGCTTGCATTGGCTGGGAGGCTTGGCAGCGATCTTCAG GTTTCAGGCAAAGTCACTTATAACGGGCATGAAATGGGTGATTTTGTGCCTGAGAGGACAGCTGCGTATGTAAGCCAGCATGATCTTCACATAGGAGAGATGACTGTGCGTGAGACACTTGTCTTCTCCGCAAGGTGCCAAAGAGTTGGATATTTGCATG ATTTGCTTCTTGAGTTATTAAGACGAGAGGAAGCATCCAACATCAAGCCTGATGTTGATATTGATGTTTTTATGAAG GCAGCTGCATTGGGAGGGCGAGAAGCCAATATCGTCACTGAATACATACTGAAG ATATTAGGACTAGACGCGTGCGCAGACACAATGGTAGGAGATGAGATGTTCAGGGGCATATCTGGTGGACAACGGAAGCGTGTTACTACAG GTGAGATACTGGTTGGGTCGGCGAGAGCACTATTCATGGATGATATCTCTACAGGGCTCGACAGTTCAACAACATTCCAGATCATAAACTTCCTCAGGCAGGCCATCCACATCCTAAGCAGGACGTCGGTCATCTCCCTGCTACAGCCTTCACCTGAGACTTACAACTTGTTTGATGACATCATACTCCTCTCAGATGGGCAGGTCGTGTACCATGGGCCCCGCAAGAACGTTCTCGAGTTCTTTGAGTCTATGGGGTTCAGATGCCCCGAGAGGAAGGCTGTTGCAGACTTCTTGCAAGAA ataatgtcaaggaaagatcaGAAACAGTACTGGGCACGACATGACCAACCCTACCAGTATGTATCTGTGAAGGAATTTGCTGGGGCTTTCCATTTGtttcatgttggccaagacatggCAAATGAGATTGCAGTGCTGTTTGACAAGGGCGCAAGCCATCCTTTGGCACTCACTACCTCAAAGTATTGTGTAAGCACAAAAGAACTTCTGAAAGCCAATGTCGACCGGGAAATTCTTCTCATGAAGAGGAACTCATTCTTCTATGTATTCAGAATCGTACAG CTGATCTTGTTGTCAATCATCGAGATGACATTATTCTTTCGTACAGAGATGCATCGTGATTCTGTGGCGAATGGAGGCATCTACATGGGTGCACTCTTCTTTACTACGATTATGATCATGTTCAATGGTTTGTCTGAGCTGCCCCTCACCATTTTTAAGCTCCCGGTATTTTTCAAGCAAAGGGATCTCCTATTCTATCCTGCATGGACTTATACTGTACCCTCATGGATTCTCAAGATCCCCCTCACATTTATCGAGGTTGGTGGGTTTGTTTTTACAACCTATTATGTCATTGGATTTGATCCTGATGTAATCAG gcttttcaagcaatatctgCTTTTCTTAGCGGCTAATCAGATGGCatcttccctcttccggttcattGCCGGGGCAGCAAGAAACATGATTATTGCATATGTCTTTGGATCATTTGCATTGCTAGTTTTTATGCTTTTAGGTGGATTCGTCCTGTCAAGAG ATAGTGTAACGAAGTGGTGGATTTGGGGATACTGGATCTCTCCACTGATGTATGCGCAGAATGCTGCATCAGTGAATGAGTTCTTGGGGCATAGCTGGCAGAAGGTCTTGCCAGGTTCAGATGAGCCCCTTGGTGTGCTAGTCCTCAAGTCCCGTGGAGTATTTCCGGAGTCTATGTGGTACTGGTTTGGCTTTGGCATGTTGCTTGGATTCACTCTGCTCTTCAACTCTCTCTTCACTTTATGCCTTGCGTATCTTAAGT CAATTGGTCACTCCTATCCGTCAGTATCAGAAGAGGCGCTGAGGGAGAAAAAAGCAAACTTGACTGGCAgtgttgtagatgtgctgtttatAGGGAAGGGACCCGGCAACACTTGCTTGACATCTGGCAGTGCTCATCAGGCAACTGGCTGCCATAGTGAAACATGGTCATCTATTTTTGATCCCGATTCTATGCCCGCACAAAGGGGAATGATTCTCCCCTTCATTCCACTCTCGCTTGCTTTTGACGATATACACTACTCCGTTGAGATCCCAAGG GAAATGAAAGTACGAGTATTGCAAGAACGGTTGGAGATCCTAAGGGGTGTCAGTGGGTATTTTAGACCAGGAGTACTGACCACACTGATGGGTATTAGTGGTGCTGGAAAGACAACTTTGATGGATGTGTTGGCTGGAAGAAAGACCAGTGGATTCATCAAGGGAAGCATCAGCCTTTCTGGCTATCCTAAGAAGCAGAAGACATTTGCACGCATTTCGGGGTACTGTGAGCAAACTGATATCCACTCTCCACATGTGACAGTGTATGAGTCACTATTGTTTTCGGCGTGGCTCCGACTTCCACGGGATGTGGACTCAAACACAAGAAAG ATGTTCATTGAGGAGGTGATGGCACTCGTGGAGCTCACGACGATGAGAGATGCTTTGGTTGGACTGCCTGGAGTGAACGGTCTGTCAACCGAGCAGAGGAAAAGGTTGACAATCTCTGTGGAGCTTGTTGCAAACCCTTCAATCATTTTTATGGACGAACCAACATCAGGACTTGATGCACGGGCAGCAGCCATTGTCATGAGGACAATAAGAAACACTGTTGATACTGGTCGAACTGTTGTCTGCACAATTCATCAGCCTAGCATTGACATATTTGAATCTTTTGATGAG CTTTTTCTGATGAAGCAAGGTGGAGAAGAGATCTATGTAGGTCCATTAGGACACCATTCTTCAAAATTGATTGAGTATTTCGAG GCAATTGAAGGAGTCACTAAAATAAAAGATGGCTACAATCCAGCAACATGGATGCTGGAAGTGACGACAGTATCACAAGAACAGCTATTGGGCATTGATTTCAGTGACATATACAAGAAATCTAAACTCTACCA GAGGAACAAAGCCTTGATAGATGAGCTGAGTACTCCACCATCTGGTTCGGACGCCCTCTACTTTCCTACCAAGCATTCAAGGTCTTTCTTCACACAATGCTTGGCATGCCTCTGGAAGCAGAACCTGTCATACTGGAGGAATCCCCAGTATAATGCTGTCCGTTTTTTCTCGACAACGATTATAGCTCTACTCTTTGGCACCATATTCTGGGATCTTGGCACCAAAAG AGAGAAACCACAAGACTTGTTCAATGCAATGGGCTCAATGTATGCTGCTGTTCTAACCATAGGCGTGCTCAATTCAGCATCAGTTCAACCAGTGGTGGCTGTTGAGCGGACTACCTTTTACCGTGAAAGAGCAGCTGGGATGTACTCAGCTTTCCCATATGCATTTGGACAG GTCGCAATTGAGATCCCGTACACATTGGTTCAGTCTAGCATATATGCGGTAATAGTGTATCCTATGATCGGATTCGAGTGGACAGCACATAAATTCTTCTGGTATCTCTTTTTCATTTACTTTACGTTGCTCTACTTCACATTCTATGGTATGATGGCAGTCGGGTTGACAGAGAACCACACCATAGCATCCGTTGTATCCGCTTCGTGCTACGCCATATGGAATCTCTTTTCCGGGTTTGTGATCCCAAGAACT AAAATTCCTATCTGGTGGAGATGGTACTATTGGATGTGCCCTGTTGCATGGAGTTTGTATGGGATGGTCGTGTCACAGTATGGCGATGTTGATGATCCGTTGTACGATGGTGTCACCACCACCACTGTGGCAAGATTTGTCAGTGACTACTTTGGCTTCGAGCACAACTCGTTGATGGTAGTTGGTGCAGTTGTTGTGGCCTTTGGGCTGCTCTTTgccttcttgttcggttttgcgatAATGAAGCTCGATTTTCATAGGAAATGA
- the LOC127312718 gene encoding ABC transporter G family member 36 isoform X2, which produces MTLLLGPPGSGKTTFLLALAGRLGSDLQVSGKVTYNGHEMGDFVPERTAAYVSQHDLHIGEMTVRETLVFSARCQRVGYLHDLLLELLRREEASNIKPDVDIDVFMKAAALGGREANIVTEYILKILGLDACADTMVGDEMFRGISGGQRKRVTTGEILVGSARALFMDDISTGLDSSTTFQIINFLRQAIHILSRTSVISLLQPSPETYNLFDDIILLSDGQVVYHGPRKNVLEFFESMGFRCPERKAVADFLQEIMSRKDQKQYWARHDQPYQYVSVKEFAGAFHLFHVGQDMANEIAVLFDKGASHPLALTTSKYCVSTKELLKANVDREILLMKRNSFFYVFRIVQLILLSIIEMTLFFRTEMHRDSVANGGIYMGALFFTTIMIMFNGLSELPLTIFKLPVFFKQRDLLFYPAWTYTVPSWILKIPLTFIEVGGFVFTTYYVIGFDPDVIRLFKQYLLFLAANQMASSLFRFIAGAARNMIIAYVFGSFALLVFMLLGGFVLSRDSVTKWWIWGYWISPLMYAQNAASVNEFLGHSWQKVLPGSDEPLGVLVLKSRGVFPESMWYWFGFGMLLGFTLLFNSLFTLCLAYLKSIGHSYPSVSEEALREKKANLTGSVVDVLFIGKGPGNTCLTSGSAHQATGCHSETWSSIFDPDSMPAQRGMILPFIPLSLAFDDIHYSVEIPREMKVRVLQERLEILRGVSGYFRPGVLTTLMGISGAGKTTLMDVLAGRKTSGFIKGSISLSGYPKKQKTFARISGYCEQTDIHSPHVTVYESLLFSAWLRLPRDVDSNTRKMFIEEVMALVELTTMRDALVGLPGVNGLSTEQRKRLTISVELVANPSIIFMDEPTSGLDARAAAIVMRTIRNTVDTGRTVVCTIHQPSIDIFESFDELFLMKQGGEEIYVGPLGHHSSKLIEYFEAIEGVTKIKDGYNPATWMLEVTTVSQEQLLGIDFSDIYKKSKLYQRNKALIDELSTPPSGSDALYFPTKHSRSFFTQCLACLWKQNLSYWRNPQYNAVRFFSTTIIALLFGTIFWDLGTKREKPQDLFNAMGSMYAAVLTIGVLNSASVQPVVAVERTTFYRERAAGMYSAFPYAFGQVAIEIPYTLVQSSIYAVIVYPMIGFEWTAHKFFWYLFFIYFTLLYFTFYGMMAVGLTENHTIASVVSASCYAIWNLFSGFVIPRTKIPIWWRWYYWMCPVAWSLYGMVVSQYGDVDDPLYDGVTTTTVARFVSDYFGFEHNSLMVVGAVVVAFGLLFAFLFGFAIMKLDFHRK; this is translated from the exons ATGACACTGCTGCTAGGTCCGCCAGGATCAGGGAAGACGACATTTCTGCTTGCATTGGCTGGGAGGCTTGGCAGCGATCTTCAG GTTTCAGGCAAAGTCACTTATAACGGGCATGAAATGGGTGATTTTGTGCCTGAGAGGACAGCTGCGTATGTAAGCCAGCATGATCTTCACATAGGAGAGATGACTGTGCGTGAGACACTTGTCTTCTCCGCAAGGTGCCAAAGAGTTGGATATTTGCATG ATTTGCTTCTTGAGTTATTAAGACGAGAGGAAGCATCCAACATCAAGCCTGATGTTGATATTGATGTTTTTATGAAG GCAGCTGCATTGGGAGGGCGAGAAGCCAATATCGTCACTGAATACATACTGAAG ATATTAGGACTAGACGCGTGCGCAGACACAATGGTAGGAGATGAGATGTTCAGGGGCATATCTGGTGGACAACGGAAGCGTGTTACTACAG GTGAGATACTGGTTGGGTCGGCGAGAGCACTATTCATGGATGATATCTCTACAGGGCTCGACAGTTCAACAACATTCCAGATCATAAACTTCCTCAGGCAGGCCATCCACATCCTAAGCAGGACGTCGGTCATCTCCCTGCTACAGCCTTCACCTGAGACTTACAACTTGTTTGATGACATCATACTCCTCTCAGATGGGCAGGTCGTGTACCATGGGCCCCGCAAGAACGTTCTCGAGTTCTTTGAGTCTATGGGGTTCAGATGCCCCGAGAGGAAGGCTGTTGCAGACTTCTTGCAAGAA ataatgtcaaggaaagatcaGAAACAGTACTGGGCACGACATGACCAACCCTACCAGTATGTATCTGTGAAGGAATTTGCTGGGGCTTTCCATTTGtttcatgttggccaagacatggCAAATGAGATTGCAGTGCTGTTTGACAAGGGCGCAAGCCATCCTTTGGCACTCACTACCTCAAAGTATTGTGTAAGCACAAAAGAACTTCTGAAAGCCAATGTCGACCGGGAAATTCTTCTCATGAAGAGGAACTCATTCTTCTATGTATTCAGAATCGTACAG CTGATCTTGTTGTCAATCATCGAGATGACATTATTCTTTCGTACAGAGATGCATCGTGATTCTGTGGCGAATGGAGGCATCTACATGGGTGCACTCTTCTTTACTACGATTATGATCATGTTCAATGGTTTGTCTGAGCTGCCCCTCACCATTTTTAAGCTCCCGGTATTTTTCAAGCAAAGGGATCTCCTATTCTATCCTGCATGGACTTATACTGTACCCTCATGGATTCTCAAGATCCCCCTCACATTTATCGAGGTTGGTGGGTTTGTTTTTACAACCTATTATGTCATTGGATTTGATCCTGATGTAATCAG gcttttcaagcaatatctgCTTTTCTTAGCGGCTAATCAGATGGCatcttccctcttccggttcattGCCGGGGCAGCAAGAAACATGATTATTGCATATGTCTTTGGATCATTTGCATTGCTAGTTTTTATGCTTTTAGGTGGATTCGTCCTGTCAAGAG ATAGTGTAACGAAGTGGTGGATTTGGGGATACTGGATCTCTCCACTGATGTATGCGCAGAATGCTGCATCAGTGAATGAGTTCTTGGGGCATAGCTGGCAGAAGGTCTTGCCAGGTTCAGATGAGCCCCTTGGTGTGCTAGTCCTCAAGTCCCGTGGAGTATTTCCGGAGTCTATGTGGTACTGGTTTGGCTTTGGCATGTTGCTTGGATTCACTCTGCTCTTCAACTCTCTCTTCACTTTATGCCTTGCGTATCTTAAGT CAATTGGTCACTCCTATCCGTCAGTATCAGAAGAGGCGCTGAGGGAGAAAAAAGCAAACTTGACTGGCAgtgttgtagatgtgctgtttatAGGGAAGGGACCCGGCAACACTTGCTTGACATCTGGCAGTGCTCATCAGGCAACTGGCTGCCATAGTGAAACATGGTCATCTATTTTTGATCCCGATTCTATGCCCGCACAAAGGGGAATGATTCTCCCCTTCATTCCACTCTCGCTTGCTTTTGACGATATACACTACTCCGTTGAGATCCCAAGG GAAATGAAAGTACGAGTATTGCAAGAACGGTTGGAGATCCTAAGGGGTGTCAGTGGGTATTTTAGACCAGGAGTACTGACCACACTGATGGGTATTAGTGGTGCTGGAAAGACAACTTTGATGGATGTGTTGGCTGGAAGAAAGACCAGTGGATTCATCAAGGGAAGCATCAGCCTTTCTGGCTATCCTAAGAAGCAGAAGACATTTGCACGCATTTCGGGGTACTGTGAGCAAACTGATATCCACTCTCCACATGTGACAGTGTATGAGTCACTATTGTTTTCGGCGTGGCTCCGACTTCCACGGGATGTGGACTCAAACACAAGAAAG ATGTTCATTGAGGAGGTGATGGCACTCGTGGAGCTCACGACGATGAGAGATGCTTTGGTTGGACTGCCTGGAGTGAACGGTCTGTCAACCGAGCAGAGGAAAAGGTTGACAATCTCTGTGGAGCTTGTTGCAAACCCTTCAATCATTTTTATGGACGAACCAACATCAGGACTTGATGCACGGGCAGCAGCCATTGTCATGAGGACAATAAGAAACACTGTTGATACTGGTCGAACTGTTGTCTGCACAATTCATCAGCCTAGCATTGACATATTTGAATCTTTTGATGAG CTTTTTCTGATGAAGCAAGGTGGAGAAGAGATCTATGTAGGTCCATTAGGACACCATTCTTCAAAATTGATTGAGTATTTCGAG GCAATTGAAGGAGTCACTAAAATAAAAGATGGCTACAATCCAGCAACATGGATGCTGGAAGTGACGACAGTATCACAAGAACAGCTATTGGGCATTGATTTCAGTGACATATACAAGAAATCTAAACTCTACCA GAGGAACAAAGCCTTGATAGATGAGCTGAGTACTCCACCATCTGGTTCGGACGCCCTCTACTTTCCTACCAAGCATTCAAGGTCTTTCTTCACACAATGCTTGGCATGCCTCTGGAAGCAGAACCTGTCATACTGGAGGAATCCCCAGTATAATGCTGTCCGTTTTTTCTCGACAACGATTATAGCTCTACTCTTTGGCACCATATTCTGGGATCTTGGCACCAAAAG AGAGAAACCACAAGACTTGTTCAATGCAATGGGCTCAATGTATGCTGCTGTTCTAACCATAGGCGTGCTCAATTCAGCATCAGTTCAACCAGTGGTGGCTGTTGAGCGGACTACCTTTTACCGTGAAAGAGCAGCTGGGATGTACTCAGCTTTCCCATATGCATTTGGACAG GTCGCAATTGAGATCCCGTACACATTGGTTCAGTCTAGCATATATGCGGTAATAGTGTATCCTATGATCGGATTCGAGTGGACAGCACATAAATTCTTCTGGTATCTCTTTTTCATTTACTTTACGTTGCTCTACTTCACATTCTATGGTATGATGGCAGTCGGGTTGACAGAGAACCACACCATAGCATCCGTTGTATCCGCTTCGTGCTACGCCATATGGAATCTCTTTTCCGGGTTTGTGATCCCAAGAACT AAAATTCCTATCTGGTGGAGATGGTACTATTGGATGTGCCCTGTTGCATGGAGTTTGTATGGGATGGTCGTGTCACAGTATGGCGATGTTGATGATCCGTTGTACGATGGTGTCACCACCACCACTGTGGCAAGATTTGTCAGTGACTACTTTGGCTTCGAGCACAACTCGTTGATGGTAGTTGGTGCAGTTGTTGTGGCCTTTGGGCTGCTCTTTgccttcttgttcggttttgcgatAATGAAGCTCGATTTTCATAGGAAATGA